The following are from one region of the Corylus avellana chromosome ca1, CavTom2PMs-1.0 genome:
- the LOC132166931 gene encoding 3beta-hydroxysteroid-dehydrogenase/decarboxylase — translation MEERLAELNPRTCVVLGGRGFLGRSLVHRLLSLGKWIVRVADSAQSLQVHPSGDHHDSLLPQALSSGRASYHRVDVRDFSQIVEAIEGSSVVFYMDDSNLQRDDIYNCYMIIVQGAKNVINACRECKVRRLIYNSSADVVFDGLHDINNGDEYLTYPWKFEDMMSDFKAQAEALVLFANNIDGLRTCALRPSNIFGPGDTQLLPLLVDLVKSGWAKYIIGSGENMSDFTYTENVTHAHICAEEALDFRMVSVAGKAFFITNIEPMKFWEFVSLIAEGLGYQRPFIKVPVMVVRYVLLLFKWMHGKLGFRKYNHSVSAYYIQLALHTRTFDCTAAQKHIGYSPLVSLEEAVTLTIDSLSHLTKDSYYARYSAFNEQSKVEKLLGCGEVADILLWRDEKKTFTYFLALVLLFYWFFLSGRTFMSSIAKLLLLINVVLFGYGILPSKIVGITFQRISSSCFEISEMAVKDSITTLACLWNNGVRHIRSLAQGDDWSNFFKAAVSLYFLKLILQSLTAVIGIALVFAFTMFLVYEQYEMEIDGFTKVLFNLIEESMGLLKRNLPTSASSFLLNNDRFHRNKGSAAVQHQR, via the exons ATGGAGGAGCGGTTGGCGGAGCTGAACCCTCGGACCTGCGTGGTCCTGGGCGGGCGGGGCTTCCTTGGGCGATCGCTGGTCCATAGGCTCTTGAGCCTCGGCAAGTGGATCGTCCGAGTCGCCGATTCTGCTCAGTCCCTCCAGGTCCACCCCTCCGGCGACCACCACGACTCGCTCCTCCCGCAAGCACTCTCTTCCGGCCGTGCTTCCTACCACCGCGTCGACGTTCGCGATTTTTCTCAAATCGTCGAAG CAATCGAAGGTTCGTCGGTTGTGTTCTATATGGATGATAGCAACTTACAAAGAGATGATATTTACAATTGCTACATGATTATAGTTCAAG GTGCAAAAAATGTCATTAATGCTTGCCGAGAGTGCAAAGTTAGAAGGCTAATATACAACAGTTCTGCAGATGTAGTATTTGACGGTTTACATGATATAAATAATGGAGATGAGTACTTGACATACCCTTGGAAA TTTGAGGACATGATGAGTGACTTTAAGGCTCAAGCAGAAGCACTGGTCCTGTTTGCTAACAACATTGATGGCCTCCGAACATGTGCACTTCGTCCTAGCAACATCTTTGGGCCAGGAGACACACAGCTTCTCCCATTGTTAGTTGATTTAGTGAAATCTGGTTGGGCAAAG TATATTATAGGGAGTGGTGAAAACATGTCCGACTTCACCTACACTGAGAATGTTACTCATGCCCATATCTGTGCAGAAGAAGCTTTAGATTTTCGGATGGTCTCTGTCGCTGGAAAG GCATTTTTCATCACTAATATTGAGCCTATGAAGTTCTGGGAATTTGTATCTCTCATAGCGGAAGGCTTGGGATATCAAAG ACCATTTATTAAAGTTCCTGTCATGGTAGTTCGGTATGTACTCTTGCTTTTCAAATGGATGCATGGAAAACTGGGCTTCAGAAAATACAACCATTCTGTATCAGCTTATTACATCCAATTAGCCTTGCACACTAGGACATTCGACTGCACTGCAGCTCAAAAACATATTGGATACTCACCACTAGTCTCCCTAGAA GAAGCTGTCACTTTAACAATTGATTCTTTGTCCCATTTAACCAAAGACTCATATTATGCGAGATACAGTGCCTTCAATGAACAATCAAAAGTAGAAAAGCTGCTGGGCTGCGGGGAAG TGGCAGACATTTTGCTGTGGAGAGACGAGAAGAAGACGTTTACATATTTCCTTGCTCTGGTCCTGTTGTTTTACTGGTTTTTCCTTTCTGGAAGAACTTTCATGTCATCTATTGCCAAGCTTCTGCTGCTGATCAATGTTGTCCTTTTTGGATATGGTATTCTACCATCAAAAAT AGTTGGTATCACTTTCCAGAGAATATCTTCCTCTTGTTTTGAGATCTCAGAAATGGCGGTGAAAGATTCAATTACAACCCTGGCTTGTCTGTGGAACAATGGGGTCCGACATATACGATCATTGGCTCAAGGAGATGATTGGAGTAATTTCTTCAAG GCAGCAGTTTCTCTCTATTTTCTGAAGCTGATTTTGCAATCCTTGACGGCGGTGATTGGCATAG CACTGGTCTTTGCTTTCACAATGTTCTTAGTTTATGAGCAATATGAAATGGAAATTGATGGGTTCACAAAGGTTCTGTTCAACCTTATAGAGGAATCAATGGGATTGTTGAAAAGAAATTTACCTACTTCTGCATCATCATTTCTTCTAAACAATGATAGGTTTCATAGAAATAAAGGGTCTGCTGCAGTACAGCATCAGAGATAG